The Alosa sapidissima isolate fAloSap1 chromosome 8, fAloSap1.pri, whole genome shotgun sequence genome segment TCGGCAATCATTTGTAAAACTTAATTTTATGAATGAGTTCTTTTATGCATGCTTGATGGCTCTTGGAATGCACTCCCTCTGAGATGTGGCACGAGACCCAGCCAGCTGATGGCTGAGGGGATAATTTAACAGATGTTTTGTGACATGGCAATCCAGGACATCAACACCACAGGAAGAAGAAGCAGCTTTCTTTAAAGCCccattttctttattttgtgGCTATTGAGGTCCACCTACTAACCAGTTCATTAAGCTGAAAGATGAGCTCACTTCAGGAAACGTTCCTCCCACAGGGCTAGAGGAATCCATTTCCATAAGAGAGCAAAAAAATCCAGCGACAGGTCTCTGGCATCTGGAAGCATGACTCAGAGTAACAAGGAGAATCCGCTACCGAGGAATCGGGTGCAGCAAATCCGGCAGGGCATACAGAGCCGCTCAATGAAGGCCAGGAAGAAAGTGGAAAATATCTCCAAGGAGGACGTAAAGGGTTTTTTCTACAAAAATGCCTTTGTCATTCTCACCGTCGTTGCAGTTATTTTAGGTAAGAACTTGTAACATGTAATATTCCCCCACTCACTGCCATATGCATATGCCAAAAATATGTTGCGACAAAATAACTACTTTATAATTAGTAAATTGCCAGTTTTTGGTAAAGATGTCTCGGTGTACAGTTAAGGGTGCTTTGCAGAGCACCTTTCAAGAAAAAGCACTTTACTTCTTGATGGACTTGGTATTATTTGTGATCTTTTCATTCTGTGAGTTAATGGAAATTGATGTGCACTATTTTGTGTCTGTTGTGTAGGGATCGCATTGGGCTTTGCCTTGCGTCCCTATAAGATGTCATACCGGGACGTGCAATATTTCTCTTTTCCTGGTGAGCTGCTCATGCGCATGCTGCAGATGCTGGTGCTTCCACTCCTGGTCTCCAGTTTAATTACAGGTAGGTGAAGCCAAGGCTACACATCAGCCACCTTCGATTGCATGGTGATAAAACAACTCCCGGAGCAATAtgtttcatatttcatattcaCTCCACAACCATTGCACATCTGCTATAGGATTAGTGGGGCACAAACAATTTGAACAAAAATCATAAATACACTGTAATACTATAAATTCAGAGTATCCcattttatgtaggcctatgttgacCTTTCATTGGGTTATGGTAAGGTGTTGCGGGAAAATGGCCTTGACTGAATGACCTAGTAATCTTTAGCATAGTTTCAGGCTCTGCCCCTATTTGTTTATTCATTGTTTTGGGAATGTGCCATGCACCTTTGAGGACAAGGCAGTGATTAGACTGTGTGTGCCCAgtagacattttatttttgataCTCTCTCAGATGGCAAATATCTAATGGCAGCATTGTTGTTTGGGAACCAGTGTAAAAGAAAGCCTTCTCTGTTAACGTATTATATGGGAGAAACATTTTGTTTCTCATTAAAACAGGTATTTTGGGAAATATCTAAAAAAAACCTTCATTGAAAGCCCACGACTGAACAAGTTTTGAGTGATATTCTTTTTACATTATAGTAATATCTTGtcacattttatttgtttaattttaGTAGACTAATCACAAGAACGCAAAACTAAATATAATGTTACTTTTCAGAAAACATTCAGTTAAAGCACCACAAACGATTTTTCCCACAAGGTCAGCATGAAAGTAAGACCTGGGTTGCATTAGCAGCAACACTTGAGCAGCGCAGTCCAGAAACACTACACCTTATTTAGATAATGCACAGATGTCTCTTTGATATgagagtggaggggggggggggggggtggggttggggttggtcTCTTCAGGAAACATGAGTCTTGAATCCAGATGCATGGAGCACAGATGGATAGAACAGCAAGTGATGCAGGGCAGGGGAAATGACCTGTGTGCCACAGGAGGAGTCCAGTGTGCACCGCTCCTGTGTGGTCAGTCCTCAGTAAGCTCCTCTTCAAAGCTAGAGATtggcgcggggggggggggggcacggggGGTCTGAGGGGGGTCAGAGGGCACTACAGCCGTGGAGAGGTATGGACAGAGGACACAAAAGCCTCATTCACCAGCCACTGAAAGCAGTCATTTCTATTGTAGATTCCCtgaagcgctctctctctctctctctctctctgtcttgctctgtAATAGCATTTCACAGTTATAAAGCTTTTCCTGCCGCTGAGAAAGAAGGAATAGGTAAACATGAAAGGCAGAGCCAATTAACCAGTTAATGCAATTAAGAGGAATGTGTCTCAAAACAGAGCCCAAACCCACGGAGTATGAACTGTCTGCTTTCAGCAGCAACACCTTTACTTTGGAAGGCATTTACACATCTGATGCGCTAGTTTGTATTGAAAGCCTTTGTTTATCAGTTGTCTTACAGCTTTCACATGTGTCTCTAAAGTACTTTGCTTACAATGGTGTAACTTTACCTCACACATCACAGTGAATGTATAGCATGGCCCATCAATTAAAAGTACAGACTACAATTGTGCAGGACATTGtgttatattttaaccaagaaCAAAAGGAAACACGCCAGGGAGGTGGCTCACCCCTCCCCCTTCAGTATTCCAAGAGAAACTCCATACAgggtttcatttcatttcatttttgtttgggggacagactgcccccactttgtttgtttccagttttcgtaGCCCAGGTTGCCTACAGAGGACAGAGgccgtttttttttacagtgacaGAATAGTCACCTAGCGGATTGTGAGTTAGATTGTGAGATATGATTGTTAGACAGGATTGTGAGTGAGatgtgaatgtgacaaaaaaatagCATGGGCATGAAATTGCATATGATCACTAAATGTGCCTTTAATGTCTAAAACATGTGCGATAAGTTGTGATATCCTCACAGCACTGCTTTTAGAGTATTCCAAGTTAAGGGAAAACTTCTGCTTTTATTGTACATGCACCATCTTAGTGATTCCTTAGAATACAAAAGGCTTCCGTAATGGCAATTGCTATTTATTAGTTCTGTCCAGAAGTTGAGAACAACTTTGAAGTGGCACAACCTTATGTGTGGGCCGGCACTGCATTTTCACTTTTGTGTGACACTTTGTTCCTGCAACAGCTCCCTGAAtaagaaagtcatttgtccgaAAGGATAAGCCTTCGGCTGCAGTGCTCCTTGTTTCCAGGGCGATGAGGGTAATTATTGTGTCAGGGGGCGAACATGACTAGTCAACAAGTTTCCCAGGCCTGACAAAAAGGAAGAGGAAGGATagcaaagaaagagaaaggtcCAGGGCCATGAGATCAGTGTGTGCGGGGGTAAAAGAGGAGGAGGCCCAAGGCCACGGAGAGGGCATGTAGTTCACTATCAAAAGAACACATACATCTCACCGACACAAAAAGTGCTTTTGCTTGGACAGCAGCTGAAAAGCAATAATAATGTGGAATGGCGGCtgacagttaaaaaaaaaaaaaaaaaaaaaaaaataccagaCCTTTCATTTTACTGCCCCATGGATCTATTGTTTTTTCAGGGCTTCTGTTCCTATTCTCTGAGGTTTTCTTTTCTTGTGCTTCTTGTGCTTCTAGCTTAGTGTCTCTCATTTATTGCTATGCCACATTCTTTGGTTCACCTATATATTCTGAAGGGTGAAAGCTTGTGAATTTTGTTGAAAACTGCATTCTGTGCAGAGCATATTGATGTATTCAATTCAACCCACAATAGGCAGTAGGCTATGCCCCTGACTATTGTAGTTTTCTATTTGATCTACTTATGCAGGAATCTCATATCTCTCTGTACAATCTCTGTAAACCCAGAGAAGTCCCCTCAGCCCTTCTGCCTCACGGGCTGCACAATTTAATTTTGACAGAGCTCCAGCGCTCAACTGTTTAAAATCATTGCTTAAGAGCCCAAAATCACAGCCAAATACAGTATCACTGACTGTTTTCCTCCGCTGAACTCCAGGGATGGCTGCTCTGGACAGCCGAGCGTCTGGCAAGATGGGCATCCGCGCGGTGGTCTACTACACGACCACCACCATCATCGCCGTCTTCATTGGCATCGTCATGGTCCTCATAATCCACCCGGGCAAAGGTGGCAAGGATGAATTCACCAAGCAAGAAAAGATCGAGCAAGTCAGCCCGGCCGACGCCTTCCTGGACCTCATCAGGTATTCTCACGGTGGGCAGGGGGAGTGGTGAGGTTGGTTGCACTGGAGGGGGCTATGAGAAAATACggactgtgtgtctctctggttCTTCCACAGCACATTGCCATGTTACTCTGTCCAAACTAGATTTGGCCCAGAGCTCTGATCTGTGACTGCAACAGCACCCTAGAACAGTCCATGAGGGTAACATTCATTAACAGTTTACTGACTAACCAAGAAAAGCCGTTTGTTGCAGTGTTGTCATTAGTCTTTTACCGGAATAATTTTACTTTTCTGTTTATTCTTTTACAGAAACATGTTCCCACCGAATATTgtgcaagcatgcacacaccagGTAATACTGCTAGGGTTGCTTATCTTCTCCCAAAGAAAATCTTGTCTTTGTAAAAATATTATCTTCAAAGTACTGAGGCTGATGAGGCATGAGCTTCATGTGCAGGACTTCAGTTACTGTGTGTACACAAGTGTCTCTTGTACCTAACAGTTCATAACATTTGAAGAACCATTCAGTTCTTGTTTATCTTGCATACACTGTTGTACATAATTTCCATCAGTATTTCACTAAGTAATTATTCATCGTCATGCAATCCTCACACCATTGTCATGGTCTCTCCTTCATTCATAGTTCAAGACCACGTATGGGAAGCGAGTGGTGCATGTGAAGATCACAGTAAATGACTCCATTTTCAACCTGACTAATGGCTCTCACGAAATCACTCGGGAGGAGGTGATCCCTGTCCTAGGGACGGTGAACAGCATTAATGCCCTGGGACTGGTGGTATTCTCCATGTGTTTTGGCCTCATCATTGGGAGCATGAAGGAGCAGGGACAGCCTCTAAAAGACTTCTTCGACTGCCTCAACGAGGCCATCATGAGACTGGTTGCCATCATTATGTGGTAAGAGCTTGGAAATGGCTTAAAAGTATGAGAAATCTAGTAATTTCCAATTTGGTGGTGTCCCACACTATTAAACTGAAGTGTTTTCATGCTCAGGATTGAACTGAAGTGTTTTCATGCTTAGGATTGTAAGAACGTCAGTCAGGCCACATGTTACAGCCACACCACTTGAGGGAAAAACAAAACTTATCTTTGAGAAAATATTTCCCACATTGGAGGTCCATAATCCTCCCAATTTGATAATATCATAACTGCATTTTCTCAGGAAGACATTTGTTTTTGATTAGTGATATTTTGTTCATGCATAGTTCTTTTTACAGTATGGTGAGTGAATACCTATCTAGAGCTGTCTACAAAGTCACAGGAAAAAGTGGAGCCGAAAAGTGGAGCAGttctgatgagtgtgtgtttcttgaCAGGTATGCTCCAGTGGGTATCATGTTCCTGATTGCTGGGAAGATTGTGGAGATGGATGACATCACACAGATGGGCAGCCAGTTGGCCATGTACACGGTGACCGTCATAACTGGCCTGCTTATTCACGCCATCGTGGTGCTGCCCACGCTCTACTTCATTGTCACACGGAAGAACCCCTTCGTGTTCATCGGCGGTCTGCTGCAGGCACTCATCACGGCCCTTGGCACGTCGTCCAGGTGAGAGACGCCATCTCACCAGAGTGTTTGTGCTGCGAGGTCTCTGTTTTACGGTGTGTTTCTCACTGCTCTTAATTACTGCTACTCAACAGTTCTGCCACGTTGCCTATCACTTTCAAGTGTCTTGAAGAAAACAACAAAGTCGACAAGCGGGTGACGCGCTTCGTGTTGCCGGTCGGGGCCACCATCAACATGGACGGCACAGCTTTATACGAGGCTCTGGCCGCCATCTTCATTGCCCAGGTCAACAATATGGATTTGAACTTTGGCCAGATTCTCACCATCAGGTGCAGTGCCTCTTGATTTCAGAAGTAATTCCAGAAGATTGTGGAAATATTGAACTTAATTTAAGTGCATTCCAGGATCTTTTCACCCGTGTAAATGActtcatgtgtatatgtgtaataTACATGTAATACAAGAAGATCCCAGCTGATTAGTGAgaaaagtgtattttctttccctCTGGAACAGCATTACAGCCACAGCCGCTAGTATTGGTGCAGCTGGAATCCCTCAGGCTGGTCTGGTCACCATGGTGATTGTGCTGACCTCTGTAGGACTACCCACTGATGACATCACCCTGATCATCGCTGTGGACTGGTTTCTGTAAGTTCAGTTAATTGTGTCCTCTGCTTGGTATTTCCTAAAGTATAACCCTATAACATAGGCTCGTTGACACCCGACCCTTCTCAATTGGAAGTGGATCTGGAAAAGGTTAATTGATTTACGACTTCCAGCAAGGGCATTACTAGCagagaaattaaacttaaatcggtgcattaaactcttaccaaattgtCTCAGAAGTGTAGCTGTAAACAAAGGTttaaaatgcagttgtttactcaattccaaagaaatacacgtccATGCCAGATTAGCAATTGTATTTGCATGCCCGAtttttagggacattggaaatgggttTCAATagcctcttggccagacggacctgcagagcaaatcccaaatttacCAAAAGttcgtatgggtattcccaggctacaTATAACAAGCACTAGTGTATAGTATTGAATAACTGCAGTTCAGTATCTAAGTGTTAGGTTGTTTTATTCTTATATTTTGTCAGCAATATTCATTCAACCTTGTAAGTTTTATAAAGAAATAGGTTACAACAGATAAGGAAATATAGACTAGCAAAACTGTAAACTATTTTCTAGTCAGTTATTAATATTGCACAAATATCACAAGTAATTAGGCCAGCTAATAGGGTATCTATTTTCATCCTCCAAATCATCTCATTCCCCTCTGATTTTGCCACACAGTGACCGACTGCGGACCACCACTAATGTGCTTGGAGACTCCATTGGAGCAGGCATTGTGGAGCACCTATCCCGACATGA includes the following:
- the slc1a3a gene encoding solute carrier family 1 member 3a isoform X2; this encodes MFPPNIVQACTHQFKTTYGKRVVHVKITVNDSIFNLTNGSHEITREEVIPVLGTVNSINALGLVVFSMCFGLIIGSMKEQGQPLKDFFDCLNEAIMRLVAIIMWYAPVGIMFLIAGKIVEMDDITQMGSQLAMYTVTVITGLLIHAIVVLPTLYFIVTRKNPFVFIGGLLQALITALGTSSSSATLPITFKCLEENNKVDKRVTRFVLPVGATINMDGTALYEALAAIFIAQVNNMDLNFGQILTISITATAASIGAAGIPQAGLVTMVIVLTSVGLPTDDITLIIAVDWFLDRLRTTTNVLGDSIGAGIVEHLSRHELEVKDAEVGNSVVEERQRMEETNKLIPDYDNKAPDSETNM
- the slc1a3a gene encoding solute carrier family 1 member 3a isoform X1 produces the protein MTQSNKENPLPRNRVQQIRQGIQSRSMKARKKVENISKEDVKGFFYKNAFVILTVVAVILGIALGFALRPYKMSYRDVQYFSFPGELLMRMLQMLVLPLLVSSLITGMAALDSRASGKMGIRAVVYYTTTTIIAVFIGIVMVLIIHPGKGGKDEFTKQEKIEQVSPADAFLDLIRNMFPPNIVQACTHQFKTTYGKRVVHVKITVNDSIFNLTNGSHEITREEVIPVLGTVNSINALGLVVFSMCFGLIIGSMKEQGQPLKDFFDCLNEAIMRLVAIIMWYAPVGIMFLIAGKIVEMDDITQMGSQLAMYTVTVITGLLIHAIVVLPTLYFIVTRKNPFVFIGGLLQALITALGTSSSSATLPITFKCLEENNKVDKRVTRFVLPVGATINMDGTALYEALAAIFIAQVNNMDLNFGQILTISITATAASIGAAGIPQAGLVTMVIVLTSVGLPTDDITLIIAVDWFLDRLRTTTNVLGDSIGAGIVEHLSRHELEVKDAEVGNSVVEERQRMEETNKLIPDYDNKAPDSETNM